One segment of Solanum stenotomum isolate F172 chromosome 1, ASM1918654v1, whole genome shotgun sequence DNA contains the following:
- the LOC125867334 gene encoding uncharacterized protein At1g01500-like, whose protein sequence is MENSHENGYGVAENGQSLMRHSTYQPGFKLSLQWLDLRVFYVRISKCELDDLTAEYLTVNHVPLNRDTLLEVNGARTGIYSDGVSTVLRRDRYDKKSEEVTFVSTDSISMTGSVRFEVYDRDVVVLYGSLELCNSNGFIGESENHGQSWSINCETDVLAGSSSSFLKGNQHLGTDLVSPVIEVYVAGCFSGKPIILTRTLELGHRKKQQRQGMLESIPEYEATESQYHISSSYAMQVTDHERQKQEHDEYNHYSRMEYIEGEDGELSWFNSGVRVGVGIGLSVCVGIGIGVGLLVRTYQGTSNFRRRLI, encoded by the exons ATGGAGAACTCGCACGAGAATGGGTATGGAGTGGCTGAGAATGGCCAGAGTCTCATGAGGCACTCTACTTATCAGCCAGGATTTAAGCTATCTTTACAATGGTTAGATTTGAGAGTGTTTTATGTTAGAATTAGCAAATGTGAGCTTGATGATTTGACCGCCGAGTACCTCACGGTGAACCATGTTCCGCTGAATCGCGATACACTTTTGGAAGTGAATGGTGCACGGACTGGAATTTATTCTGATGGGGTATCCACTGTACTCAGAAGAGATAGGTACGATAAGAAATCCGAGGAGGTCACTTTTGTTAGTACGGATAGTATAAGTATGACAGGAAGTGTGAGATTTGAGGTTTACGATAGGgatgttgttgtgttgtatGGCTCATTAGAACTATGTAATAGCAATGGGTTTATCGGTGAATCTGAAAATCATGGTCAATCTTGGAGCATCAATTGTGAAACAGATGTGCTTGCTGGCTCTAGTTCTAGCTTTCTTAAAGGAAACCAACACCTCGGTACGGATTTGGTTTCTCCTGTAATTGAAGTTTATGTGGCTGGTTGTTTCTCAGGGAAACCAATTATACTGACAAGGACCTTAGAACTCGGACACCGGAAGAAGCAACAAAGGCAAGGAATGCTGGAATCTATACCAGAATATGAGGCAACCGAAAGCCAGTACCATATTTCCTCTTCATATGCAATGCAG GTTACAGATCATGAAAGACAGAAACAAGAGCATGATGAATATAATCATTACTCAAGGATGGAATATATAGAAGGTGAAGATGGGGAATTATCCTGGTTCAATTCTGGTGTAAGAGTTGGTGTTGGAATTGGCCTTAGTGTTTGTGTTGGTATTGGTATAGGAGTCGGGCTTCTTGTTCGTACCTACCAAGGAACTTCCAACTTCAGAAGGCGTCTAATATGA
- the LOC125861455 gene encoding BTB/POZ domain-containing protein At3g05675-like, producing MTAGGGGGAGAGGVTSGKKRQRSGSYSRLSSTIGIIDSSRPDNTLTERTQKTSGIRRTASHTFIAPSSSAAVSGGFNDSATADVVLRLFVDQLPLFDTDDSESISAVDSDQSDVQIYLHSDVLCRSKYFATLLSDRWQKESNDVDSGNSSRIFRLNLGVPATPGSIDHHLAVLQLLYTNDFSTTIHNVSVALCLLPVALELIFEDCIKACVRFLEAVPWAEDEERKILSIVPLLSKEESQELLARVSIDKIDSSEQMLHGLILSALHNHPNMAFAKAFVAKLLRDFSSKEAAKRVLDGAFQTSLKIVKESLEEYSSPDFRGDHNEIEAIQRLNLHTAMTNGRHLVWLVERMIELRVADTAVQEWSNQAAFTADLLRAFRDDAWRNIVPGLPAVVLRCTCKLSNAVATGTILATRQVRMKIVKDWLPVLILCKDYVTPMTPSHKTIYVELEDTFLRIISTLPLSDAQELLQQCLSFSTRNVEDCPHLISAFTTWFRRANRFPLPDM from the exons ATGACGGCAGGCGGCGGCGGTGGTGCCGGTGCCGGCGGAGTCACCTCCGGCAAAAAACGACAACGTTCTGGTAGTTATAGTCGACTTTCCTCTACTATAGGAATCATCGACTCTTCTCGTCCAGATAATACCCTAACGGAACGCACACAGAAGACATCAGGTATTCGCCGCACAGCTTCTCACACCTTTATTGCACCGTCGTCCTCCGCTGCTGTTAGCGGAGGATTCAACGATTCAGCCACGGCTGACGTCGTGCTTCGTCTCTTTGTCGATCAATTGCCGCTGTTCGATACCGATGATTCCGAATCCATTTCAGCCGTCGATTCTGATCAATCCGATGTCCAGATCTATCTCCACTCCGATGTTCTCTGCCGTTCTAAGTATTTCGCTACTCTCTTATCCGACCGCTGGCAAAAGGAATCAAACGACGTCGATTCCGGGAATTCTTCAAGGATATTCCGACTTAATCTCGGCGTTCCCGCTACTCCTGGATCAATCGATCATCATTTGGCTGTTCTTCAGCTTCTATATACCAATGACTTCTCGACAACTATCCACAATGTTTCGGTAGCGTTGTGTTTACTTCCGGTGGCTTTGGAACTAATATTCGAAGATTGCATTAAGGCTTGTGTTCGGTTCCTTGAGGCCGTACCATGGGCTGAAGATGAAGAAAGGAAAATACTCAGTATAGTTCCCTTGCTAAGCAAGGAGGAATCTCAAGAGCTTCTCGCTAGGGTTTCGATTGACAAAATTGATTCGTCCGAACAAATGCTTCATGGATTGATATTATCAGCACTTCATAACCATCCTAACATGGCATTCGCTAAGGCATTTGTAGCTAAGCTGTTGAGGGACTTTTCGTCCAAAGAGGCAGCGAAGAGAGTGTTGGACGGTGCTTTTCAGACTAGCTTGAAGATTGTGAAGGAGTCGTTGGAGGAGTACTCAAGTCCTGACTTTAGAGGTGATCACAATGAGATTGAGGCAATTCAGAGGCTGAATTTGCATACTGCAATGACAAATGGGAGGCATTTGGTGTGGTTGGTGGAGAGGATGATTGAACTGAGAGTGGCCGATACAGCTGTACAAGAGTGGAGCAATCAGGCCGCATTTACTGCTGATTTGCTGAGGGCTTTCCGTGATGATGCATGGAGGAACATCGTTCCAGGGCTTCCTGCAGTTGTGCTTCGATGCACTTGCAAGCTTTCTAATGCAGTCGCCACGGGGACTATCTTGGCCACCAGACAG GTTAGAATGAAGATCGTGAAAGATTGGCTTCCAGTGTTGATTTTGTGCAAAGACTATGTAACACCGATGACACCAAGTCACAAAACAATATATGTGGAGCTGGAAGACACGTTTTTGAGGATTATATCCACGCTTCCCTTGTCTGATGCCCAGGAGTTATTGCAACAGTGTCTCAGCTTTTCAACTAGAAATGTTGAAGACTGTCCTCACTTAATCAGCGCGTTTACCACCTGGTTCCGACGAGCAAATAGATTCCCCCTACCAGATATGTGA